The Deinococcus cellulosilyticus NBRC 106333 = KACC 11606 genome contains a region encoding:
- a CDS encoding YnfA family protein, translating to MFKSILLFLLAGLAEIGGGYLVWIWLREGKPVWVGLLGGLILILYGILPTLQPTVLDFGRVYAAYGGLFIVLSLLWGWMVDGKTPDTPSLVGACIALMGAAVIAWWPRAA from the coding sequence ATGTTCAAGTCGATTCTTTTGTTCCTGCTGGCAGGCCTTGCTGAGATTGGTGGAGGGTACCTGGTCTGGATCTGGCTGCGCGAAGGCAAACCGGTGTGGGTCGGTCTGCTGGGTGGCCTGATCCTGATCCTGTACGGGATTTTGCCCACCTTGCAGCCCACCGTGCTGGATTTTGGCCGGGTGTATGCCGCCTACGGTGGCCTGTTCATCGTGCTGTCCCTCCTGTGGGGCTGGATGGTGGATGGGAAAACCCCGGACACGCCCAGCCTGGTGGGAGCATGCATTGCCCTCATGGGTGCTGCTGTGATCGCCTGGTGGCCCAGAGCCGCCTGA
- a CDS encoding MerR family transcriptional regulator: MSFTIGQLSRSTGESIKTLRFWSNQGLLTHTVSESQYRQYTMQALEEVQFIRQAQKLGWSLHDIKTILQQGCSGEGECSTVISELERHILEAERQIQQIQKLKGDLQKRLDWAREQESLNCSSPCCVILLTEA, encoded by the coding sequence ATGTCCTTCACCATTGGTCAGCTTTCCAGAAGCACAGGAGAATCCATCAAAACCCTGCGGTTCTGGTCCAACCAGGGCCTGCTCACCCACACAGTGTCAGAAAGCCAGTACCGCCAGTACACCATGCAGGCACTCGAGGAAGTGCAGTTCATCCGGCAGGCCCAGAAACTTGGCTGGTCTCTGCACGACATCAAAACCATCCTGCAGCAGGGTTGTTCGGGAGAGGGTGAATGCAGCACCGTCATCTCAGAACTGGAACGGCACATTCTGGAAGCCGAACGGCAGATTCAACAGATCCAGAAGCTCAAAGGGGACCTCCAGAAGCGACTGGACTGGGCCAGAGAGCAGGAGTCTCTGAATTGCAGCAGTCCGTGTTGCGTGATTCTGCTGACGGAGGCTTGA
- a CDS encoding serine hydrolase domain-containing protein encodes MIRKTLVPFLLLWSSAHALDMKDLENAARYSETHRGSALLVLQDGREVYARAQNGFLLERTHFLASGSKSFSCAIAVALQAEGKLNLDEPVIQTLTEWKIDPQKASITARQLLGFTSGLPGFIGPSLVQLNRDMYGAALNAPLQFPPGEHYTYGNAHLAVFGALIERKTGQDAAVYLQKRVLDPIGVQAVWQRDQSGHPNLAGSASMTARGWAKYGQLILQKGQWEGKTILPAKTLEACFQGSSALSAYGLTWWLNVPFQGTLDEGDEVPVGISRVAGNQQQIAPSAPKNLVMAAGAFNQRLYILPDEKLVVVRFGEGGEWSDETFLKLLLGK; translated from the coding sequence ATGATTCGCAAAACACTGGTCCCTTTTCTGCTGCTGTGGTCCTCTGCGCACGCTCTGGACATGAAAGACCTGGAGAACGCAGCCCGCTATTCCGAAACCCACCGTGGGAGTGCCCTGCTGGTCCTGCAAGACGGCAGGGAGGTTTATGCCCGTGCCCAGAACGGTTTTTTGCTGGAGCGCACCCATTTCCTGGCGAGTGGCAGCAAGAGCTTTTCCTGTGCCATTGCCGTGGCGCTTCAGGCCGAGGGGAAACTGAATCTGGATGAACCGGTCATCCAGACCCTGACCGAATGGAAAATCGATCCCCAGAAAGCCAGCATCACCGCCAGGCAGCTTCTGGGCTTCACCAGTGGACTCCCTGGCTTCATTGGCCCGAGTCTGGTGCAGTTGAACCGCGACATGTATGGCGCTGCCCTGAATGCCCCACTGCAGTTTCCTCCAGGAGAGCACTACACTTATGGAAATGCCCATCTGGCGGTGTTTGGGGCACTTATCGAGCGCAAAACAGGTCAGGATGCTGCCGTGTACCTGCAAAAGCGTGTGCTTGATCCCATCGGGGTGCAGGCGGTGTGGCAGAGGGACCAGTCCGGGCATCCGAACCTGGCAGGAAGTGCCAGCATGACCGCCAGAGGGTGGGCAAAATATGGTCAGTTGATCCTCCAGAAAGGCCAGTGGGAAGGCAAAACCATTCTGCCTGCAAAAACCCTGGAAGCCTGCTTCCAGGGAAGTTCTGCCCTCTCCGCCTATGGCCTCACCTGGTGGCTGAATGTGCCCTTTCAGGGCACCCTCGACGAGGGAGATGAGGTCCCGGTGGGCATTTCCCGTGTGGCAGGAAACCAGCAGCAGATTGCTCCCAGTGCCCCGAAAAATCTGGTGATGGCCGCAGGAGCCTTCAACCAGAGACTTTACATTCTCCCAGACGAGAAACTGGTGGTGGTGCGCTTTGGAGAAGGTGGGGAATGGAGCGATGAGACGTTTTTGAAGCTGCTCCTTGGGAAGTGA
- a CDS encoding HAD family hydrolase translates to MLKPKIDPTKIRAVAFDVYGTLVDIQNDTEMFDVLRAVFGEHGRNLTFEDRDAMMRQPLELRDLPDFLGVQVPTEAIGRLEQQLATEVASIAPFKDATETLSRLRKAGYRVALCSNLSLSYAPPILELFDGLADVFIWSFEVGAVKPEPEIYRKLCEKLGCEAHEVLMVGDSLKSDHAGPRKAGLHGFHLLRSGEPVVPETFRSLTEVADWLTGPQVQQPLQGQRPD, encoded by the coding sequence ATGCTGAAACCCAAGATAGACCCCACGAAGATCAGGGCTGTTGCTTTTGATGTGTATGGAACCCTGGTGGACATCCAGAACGACACTGAGATGTTTGATGTCCTGCGCGCTGTGTTTGGTGAGCACGGCAGAAACCTGACCTTTGAGGACCGCGATGCCATGATGCGCCAGCCTCTGGAACTCCGGGACCTGCCTGATTTTCTGGGGGTTCAGGTTCCCACGGAGGCCATCGGGCGGCTTGAGCAGCAACTGGCCACCGAGGTGGCCTCCATTGCTCCTTTCAAGGATGCCACAGAGACCCTGAGCCGTCTTCGCAAAGCAGGATACCGGGTGGCCCTGTGCTCGAACCTTTCTCTGTCCTATGCTCCGCCCATCCTGGAGTTGTTTGATGGGCTGGCTGATGTTTTCATCTGGAGTTTTGAGGTGGGAGCCGTGAAACCCGAACCTGAAATTTACCGGAAGCTCTGTGAAAAGCTGGGCTGTGAAGCCCATGAGGTGCTGATGGTGGGGGACTCCCTGAAATCAGATCATGCAGGTCCAAGAAAGGCTGGCCTGCATGGTTTTCACCTGCTGCGCTCTGGTGAACCGGTGGTGCCCGAAACATTCCGGTCCCTGACCGAGGTGGCAGACTGGCTGACCGGACCTCAGGTGCAGCAACCCCTGCAGGGTCAGCGGCCCGATTGA
- a CDS encoding PAS domain-containing sensor histidine kinase, translating to MTTLQPPDLALRWPDHAENQFAELFARALRGSKAAVWLQDPSEPKGLLRPVGVYGLTDSELPLLEQARIDLSEPSLGHWAQTEELIQVLWTRRRSDMGSVERHLMEVYRLDTLFCCALRLPDDTLGLIYSATSEPFEPEMGRIIQAAQVAQSLTIGLHRQMLKEKAQKVERRLEQILDRTPDMIITRTGFTINTVNRACFDILGYTPEEMIGRPLTDFLHPDDLPSTREVNDHILQGRMVRDYRNRYLHKNGSVVYLSWNTSDEGDGNIISIARDITLQVRQEKLLRESEARFKMVADSAPVMIWMSHPDGRSYFFNQVWLDFTGRTHEEERDHGWLESIHPEDLEHSQRVFVKHHESQQEFEMEYRLRRSDGAYRWVLDRGIPRYGIDGEFVGFTGACIDIHDRKLALERLEQQEGQLRELMHVQKRFVADAAHELRTPLTAIQGNLDILMRYKNIPEADRKEILSDVQREATRLGRLVHDMLTLARGDAGIEFQEEEVNLTQVVQEVWREIQRMHSGHQLDLARLPQVVLTGDRDRLKQLVLILLENALKYTPGGGQVGLSMTRHATHVEIRVTDTGVGIGPEDLPRVFERFYRADQSRHRGEDPGGTGLGLPIARWITEGHGGHIWLESEPGRGTQAIVHLPLDDFQAEQANSGTESHLPPQDPDSLLQSGR from the coding sequence ATGACCACACTACAACCTCCTGATCTTGCCCTGCGCTGGCCCGACCACGCAGAGAACCAATTTGCTGAACTCTTTGCCCGGGCGCTGAGAGGAAGCAAAGCCGCTGTGTGGCTGCAGGACCCCTCAGAACCCAAGGGCCTCCTGCGGCCTGTGGGCGTGTATGGCCTGACCGACAGTGAACTCCCCCTGCTGGAGCAGGCCCGCATTGACCTGTCTGAGCCCTCGCTGGGACACTGGGCACAGACCGAAGAACTGATTCAGGTGCTGTGGACGCGCCGCAGATCCGACATGGGCTCCGTCGAGCGGCACCTCATGGAAGTCTACAGGCTGGACACCCTGTTCTGCTGCGCCCTCAGGCTCCCTGATGACACGCTGGGCCTGATTTATTCAGCGACCAGTGAGCCTTTCGAGCCAGAAATGGGACGCATCATTCAGGCAGCGCAGGTGGCCCAGTCCCTGACCATCGGACTTCACCGCCAGATGCTCAAGGAAAAGGCACAGAAGGTGGAAAGGCGTCTGGAGCAAATTCTGGACCGCACCCCCGACATGATCATCACCCGCACGGGATTCACCATCAACACCGTGAACCGGGCCTGCTTTGACATTCTCGGGTACACCCCAGAAGAGATGATTGGGCGGCCCCTCACCGATTTTCTGCACCCCGATGACCTGCCCTCCACCCGCGAAGTGAATGACCACATCCTGCAGGGACGCATGGTGCGCGATTACCGCAACCGCTACCTGCACAAGAATGGCAGTGTGGTGTACCTCTCCTGGAACACCTCGGATGAAGGAGACGGAAACATCATCTCCATTGCCCGGGACATCACCCTGCAGGTGCGTCAGGAGAAACTGCTCCGCGAGAGCGAGGCCCGCTTCAAGATGGTCGCCGACAGTGCCCCCGTGATGATCTGGATGAGCCACCCGGATGGCCGGAGTTACTTTTTCAATCAGGTGTGGCTGGATTTCACCGGACGCACCCATGAAGAGGAGCGGGACCACGGCTGGCTGGAAAGCATCCACCCTGAGGACCTGGAGCACAGCCAGAGGGTCTTCGTGAAACACCATGAAAGCCAGCAGGAATTCGAGATGGAGTACCGCCTGAGGCGTTCTGACGGAGCGTACCGCTGGGTGCTGGACCGGGGCATTCCCAGGTACGGCATCGATGGGGAATTTGTGGGGTTCACCGGGGCGTGCATTGACATCCATGACCGCAAACTGGCCCTGGAACGCCTGGAACAACAGGAAGGCCAGCTCAGGGAACTGATGCATGTGCAAAAACGTTTCGTTGCAGACGCTGCCCACGAGCTCAGAACCCCCCTGACCGCCATTCAGGGGAACCTCGACATCCTGATGCGCTACAAGAACATTCCAGAAGCAGACCGCAAAGAAATCCTCTCGGACGTGCAGCGGGAAGCCACCCGACTGGGCCGTCTGGTGCACGACATGCTGACCCTCGCCAGAGGGGACGCGGGAATCGAATTTCAGGAGGAGGAGGTCAACCTCACCCAGGTGGTGCAGGAGGTGTGGCGGGAAATTCAGCGCATGCACAGCGGTCACCAGCTGGACCTTGCCCGATTGCCGCAGGTGGTGCTCACCGGAGACCGGGACCGCCTGAAGCAACTGGTGTTGATCCTGCTGGAAAATGCCCTCAAATACACCCCGGGAGGAGGACAGGTCGGACTATCCATGACCCGCCATGCCACCCACGTCGAAATCCGCGTGACCGACACCGGAGTGGGCATTGGTCCTGAAGACCTGCCCCGGGTCTTTGAGCGGTTCTATCGGGCGGACCAGAGCCGCCACAGGGGAGAAGACCCCGGAGGAACAGGGCTCGGACTTCCCATTGCCCGCTGGATCACCGAAGGCCACGGCGGACACATCTGGCTGGAATCCGAACCCGGCAGGGGCACGCAGGCCATTGTGCACCTTCCCCTCGATGACTTCCAGGCCGAACAGGCAAATTCAGGCACGGAATCCCACCTGCCCCCTCAGGACCCGGATTCCCTGCTTCAATCGGGCCGCTGA
- a CDS encoding alpha/beta fold hydrolase, whose protein sequence is MRDFTRDLPPHTQLWMGENDLFLEVYPGTDQKRPPLLFVHGAFTGSWMWSKYLPHFIQAGWTCMAMNLRSHYKSRSMDLTRITFEDYLQDIQEVLSICETPPVLIGFSMGGILGQKIAEKHPLSGLVLIDPVISREVHELVPYPALDSRTFGGVVPAPAREEERSMDESPEDILFQRKYLSMEAGQAFAAFVFSAQSNGISVNAQAITCPTLVIHANNSEQDHQRGAKMAELYRAEHVGLWNTTHTGLLVGQRYREGADAVLDWLDRHF, encoded by the coding sequence ATGCGAGACTTCACCAGAGACCTGCCCCCTCACACCCAGCTGTGGATGGGCGAAAACGACCTCTTTCTGGAAGTGTATCCGGGAACAGACCAGAAGAGACCTCCACTGCTTTTTGTGCACGGGGCCTTCACCGGAAGCTGGATGTGGAGCAAATACCTCCCCCACTTCATCCAGGCAGGCTGGACCTGCATGGCCATGAACCTGCGCAGCCATTACAAAAGCCGCTCCATGGATCTGACCCGCATCACCTTCGAAGATTACCTTCAAGACATTCAGGAAGTGCTCTCCATCTGTGAAACCCCTCCTGTCCTGATCGGTTTCAGCATGGGCGGAATTCTGGGCCAGAAAATTGCAGAAAAACACCCCCTCTCAGGTCTGGTGCTGATCGACCCGGTGATCAGCAGGGAAGTGCATGAGCTGGTGCCCTATCCAGCCCTGGACAGCAGAACCTTTGGAGGGGTCGTGCCTGCCCCTGCCCGTGAGGAAGAACGCAGCATGGACGAAAGCCCGGAGGACATTCTTTTCCAGAGGAAATACCTGAGCATGGAAGCCGGACAGGCCTTTGCAGCTTTCGTGTTCTCGGCACAGTCCAATGGAATCTCTGTGAATGCCCAGGCCATCACATGCCCCACACTGGTGATCCATGCCAACAACAGTGAGCAGGACCACCAGCGAGGTGCAAAAATGGCCGAATTGTACCGCGCAGAGCACGTCGGACTGTGGAACACCACCCACACAGGTTTGCTCGTGGGGCAGAGGTACAGAGAGGGCGCAGATGCCGTGCTGGACTGGCTTGACAGACACTTCTGA
- a CDS encoding MarR family winged helix-turn-helix transcriptional regulator: MEARDAISLISRIRGKVNQFIVSEMAEAGMEGLGTSHGDILYALFRSTRLTMAEVAQRIGKDKSTVTSLVDKLARLGYLVRERDTGDSRVVYLELTQKGKDLEPVFEEISRDVLERFYLNISDQERENLLGILKKIHSNF, translated from the coding sequence GTGGAAGCCCGGGATGCGATCTCGCTGATCTCCAGAATCAGGGGAAAGGTCAACCAGTTCATTGTGTCAGAGATGGCAGAAGCGGGAATGGAAGGCCTGGGCACTTCACATGGTGACATCCTTTACGCCCTTTTCAGGTCCACCCGCCTGACCATGGCAGAGGTGGCACAACGCATTGGCAAGGACAAATCCACGGTCACCTCTCTGGTGGACAAACTGGCCCGTCTGGGTTACCTCGTTCGTGAACGGGACACCGGGGACAGTCGGGTGGTTTACCTGGAACTGACCCAGAAAGGAAAGGACCTGGAACCGGTGTTTGAAGAGATCTCCAGGGATGTGCTGGAGAGGTTTTACCTCAACATCTCGGATCAGGAGCGAGAGAACCTGCTTGGCATCCTCAAAAAGATCCACAGCAATTTCTGA
- a CDS encoding PQQ-dependent sugar dehydrogenase, whose product MHRNLLSTLTLLLSVAFAQQPQDPPTPRPIPPAEPPATVTATRNEVTALEFTSDRLSLIKLPAGFQVKVMATGLGNARMLHVMPDGSIYLTRRQSNDVMLLKDQNGDGFIDSNERRQVAQNLKLAHGIDVKDGKMYIFADTTIWVATIKSDGTLTTPRIFADQFPDSGQHSARTLHWGTDGYLYGGVGSPNNDTPVPNPEAATIVRIAPDGKSREVFAKGLRHTIGFRWHPQTGALWGFDQGSDWHGDNIPPEELNLLQRGKNYGWPFCYGAKEPDPYVNVGQIPGKIPKAEYCQMTEPSTLNYTAHAAAIEMIFYTGDQFPASFKNDAFVAFRGSWNRTEPSGYELAHVDFNDQGQPVSITPFMTGFVFKDGDQWNQFARLAGVAQFIDGSLLVTDDQSGVLFQITYTGGAQ is encoded by the coding sequence ATGCACAGGAACTTACTCTCTACCCTGACCTTATTGCTTTCCGTCGCCTTTGCACAACAACCCCAGGACCCACCCACCCCTCGCCCGATTCCCCCAGCAGAGCCACCTGCAACCGTGACCGCCACCCGCAACGAGGTCACTGCGCTGGAATTCACCTCCGACCGCCTCTCTTTGATCAAACTTCCAGCAGGCTTCCAGGTGAAGGTGATGGCCACCGGACTGGGCAACGCCCGCATGCTGCATGTGATGCCTGACGGATCGATTTATTTGACCCGCAGGCAGTCCAATGATGTGATGCTCCTGAAAGACCAGAACGGGGACGGCTTCATTGACAGCAATGAACGCAGGCAGGTCGCCCAGAACCTGAAGCTCGCCCACGGCATCGATGTCAAGGACGGCAAGATGTACATCTTTGCCGACACCACCATCTGGGTGGCGACCATCAAGAGTGATGGCACCCTGACCACCCCCAGAATCTTTGCCGACCAGTTCCCGGACAGCGGCCAGCACTCTGCCCGCACATTGCACTGGGGCACGGATGGGTACCTGTACGGAGGGGTAGGCAGCCCCAACAATGACACTCCTGTGCCCAACCCGGAGGCTGCCACCATCGTCCGAATTGCACCAGACGGCAAATCCCGCGAGGTCTTCGCCAAAGGGCTGCGTCACACCATCGGCTTCCGCTGGCATCCCCAGACAGGAGCCCTGTGGGGATTCGATCAGGGGTCCGACTGGCACGGGGACAACATCCCCCCCGAAGAACTCAACCTGCTGCAAAGGGGCAAGAATTACGGCTGGCCCTTCTGTTACGGGGCCAAAGAACCTGATCCTTACGTGAACGTGGGTCAGATTCCCGGCAAGATCCCCAAAGCAGAATACTGCCAGATGACCGAACCCAGCACCCTCAATTACACTGCTCATGCCGCAGCCATTGAAATGATCTTCTACACCGGAGACCAATTCCCTGCATCCTTCAAAAACGATGCTTTCGTGGCGTTCCGGGGCTCCTGGAACCGCACAGAACCTTCCGGATACGAACTGGCCCATGTGGACTTCAACGATCAGGGCCAGCCGGTTTCCATCACACCTTTCATGACCGGATTTGTCTTTAAAGACGGCGACCAGTGGAATCAATTTGCTCGCCTTGCTGGCGTGGCCCAGTTCATTGATGGCTCCCTGCTCGTCACCGATGACCAGAGCGGGGTTCTCTTCCAGATCACCTACACCGGAGGTGCACAATGA